In the genome of Zobellia nedashkovskayae, the window AAACTTAAGAACGTATATCCAGCCCATAAAATTGTACTTACCTTCTTCTCCCCTTCCGGATATGAAGTAAAAAAAAATACTTCAGCGGCAGATGTAGTGGCCTACCTTCCTATGGACACTAAGAAAAATGCCGCCCATTTTGTAAAAACGGTGCATCCGGACATAGCCATTTTTGTCAAATATGAAATTTGGCCCAACTATATGAAGGCACTAGAAAAGAATAAAGTCCCAGCTATTTTAATTTCCGCTCTTTTTAATAAAAACCAGGTATATTTTAAAGCTTACGGCGGATTCATGAGGAGTACCTTGCGTAAATTCTCGAACTATTTTGTTCAAGATGAGAATTCAAAAAAACTGTTAGAATCCATTGGAATAAAAAATGCACATGTAAGTGGAGACACCCGTCTAGACCGTGTTTCTGAAATCCTAGACCGAGATAACACCTTGGACTTCATGGAAGCTTTTAAAAATGACAAACTTTGTTTTGTTGCCGGAAGCACTTGGCCTGAAGATGAAACCATATTAATAGACCATATAAACCACGCTCCAAAAAATTTAAAATACGTACTAGCGCCACATACTATTAAAAAGGATAAAATATTAGGGCTTGCAGGAGCATTTACCAAAAAAACTACGCTTTACTCAAAAATTGACAGCAACAACCTGCGTGATTATGATGTATTGATTATTGACAATATAGGACTTTTAACTAGAATTTACAGTTACGCGGATATTGCCTATGTTGGCGGTGGTTTTTCTACTGGGTTGCATAACACCTTGGAGCCTGCCGTTTTTGGTATTCCGGTTATTATAGGACCAAACTATGACGGCTTTAAAGAAGCCGAGGATTTAGTGAAACAAAAAGGCATTTACCCAATTAAAGACCAATGGACTTTTGGTGAGCTCTTAAAAAAATTTCTAGATAGTCCGGACTTCAGAAAAAAGACGGGAGAAATAAATGCTACTTACATTTCAAAAAACAAAGGTGCTAGCCAAGAAATAATAAACCACATTAAGGGGCTCATCTAATCATCTTCCTTAAAGTTTATTTTTAATAAATCCGTATTTTTCTTTTTAAGGCAAGATACCTTTTATCGTTTTTTTAAACTGTTCAACTGATGAATGTACTAAACATGAGCTAGTTAAGTCAAATAATTCGCAATAATTAGGCTTCGTATTTAATAATTTATTAAATTTAAGGAAACCTAATGAAAATGGAACAACAACTAAACCCTAGTGTAAAATTACTTAACGGATTTCTTAGAATCATGATTACTTGCCTGGTACTAATTTTACTGGCCGTACCAGTAGCCTTAGTTTTAGATATGATCGGAATTTTATAAAATCTTCAAGAAAAATAAATTGACCAAGCATAAGAAAGGCCCTCATAGAGGGCCTTTTAATTTATCACAAAGTAGCAATTATTCCCTTAATGTAACCAATTGATTCCATCATGCCCGGCAAAGGGTCATCTCCTTCTGCCTCATATTCCAAAGCCAGAGTTCCTTTATAATTTAACTTTGAAACTGTCTTTAGAAAAGCAGGAAAGTCTATAACACCGCGACCAATGATACAGGTCTCTCCATCATGCTCGGAAGCCGTTACATCTTTTAAATGAATATCAAAGACCCTATCAAAGAACTGGGTTACATCTTGCGAAGGGTCTCTTTTTATACGTTGCGTGTGCCCTATATCTACACAGAGGCCCATGCGTTTATCCCTACCCTTAATTTTCACATAAGCACTTTCCGCACTTGGGTATACTTTATCTCCCGGGCCATGGTTATGAATGGCTAGTTTTATATCATATGATTTTACTTTCTTTTCTACGTAATCTAGAAGGTTATGGCTAGGCACACCCACAATCATATCAAGCTCCGCCATTTTGGCGTATTCAAAGGCTTGGTCCACCTCTTCCTCGCTATTCATATAAATCACGCCTGCGCCGTAAAAATCTACACCTTTCTCTTTACATTCTGCGACAGCGCTTTTTATCGTGTGCGCACCCGAATCTAGAGGCAAATGCATGCTCTTAAAGGTAATCCTTTTTAAACCGCACCTAAGCGTCATATCCAAAGCCTTTTCACGTGTAAATTCCCGGAGAGTAAATGAGGCAACCCCTAGCTTTAAATCGGATTTTGAAGTATTACCATTTTCTTTCACAGTAGCAGCTTTTGTCACCACAGGAAAGGAAAGAGCACCAATACCCAATACTCCGGCAGATGTGCGCTTTAAAAAATTTCTTCTGTTCGCTTTCATGTATTTTTTGTTTTTGGTTCTTAGTCTGTTTTGGTCTTAAAATTATGATATGCTATTTAACTCCTTTTAATTCTGTTCCCCATCCGTAAATACCTCGTGAGATTATTATCAATAACAACCAATAAATTCACTTTAACCATCTATTTACAAACATCTTAAAGCTCATTTTTTCAATTTTATATAATTGCGAAATAATCATATTCAGGTCTATAAATATATAACACTTTTAAACTTTCTGCAATTAGACAGGCAATACCTTAACATAACTCCTAGTTTTTATATGAATTTCCAAACATCCAATTTAGCTTATTATTCGTATTTTGATTGACCAACAACAGTACAAAATGAAATATATAGACTTGAATCACCTTATTCCGCAACTAGCAGAAAAAGGCACATGGATAGGCAGGTGCATGGTTCCTGCAAAAAAAGCACATAAAGGTGTAGCCGGACCTCACGTGGTCTTGGCTAGAAAGGGAAAAATTTACGACCTTTCTGCATATTACAATTCCACTAGCGAATTACTAAACAGCAAGAACCCGGTTACTAGCTTAAAAGCTCTAAAGGATTTACCTAAACTTGGTAACCTAACGGACGTATTAAAAAACTCTTTGTATTTCAATCAAAATCCCAATCTCCCTTACTTAATCTCGCCAAATGACATTCAAGCGATTAAAGCATGTGGTGTGACTTTCGTTAAAAGTTTACTGGAAAGGGTCATTGAAGAACAAGCCAAAGGAGATGCTAGTGCAGCCAAGGAAATACGTAAAACCATATCTGCTTCATTAGGTAAGGATTTAAGCAAGGTGGTACCGGGTTCTCCCCAGACCAAAAAATTGAAGAAAGAGTTACAAAAGAAAGGACTATGGTCCCAATATCTTGAAGTAGGTATTGGAAAAGATGCTGAAATTTTTACAAAAGCCCAACCTATGTCCGCTGTTGGGTTTGGAGCTGAAATAGGAGTTTTAAAAAGTTCTAAATGGAATAATCCTGAACCAGAAATTGTGCTAGCCGTATCATCTTCTGGTAAAATAATGGGCGCCACCTTAGGCAACGATGTAAACCTTCGTGATTATGAAGGGCGGAGCGCGTTACTCTTAGGCGAAGCGAAAGATCAGAATGGCTCTTGCGCCATTGGCCCTATGTTTCGGTTGTTCGATGAGAAGTTTACTCTAGATGATGTAAAAAAATGTGATGTGCAACTTTTCTTGGAAGGAAAGGATAGTTTCACTACATCTGGAAGTAATAATATGACGGAAATAAGCCGTACACCAGAAAATTTAGTGGCACAGGTAATTAGTGAAAACCATCAATACCCAGACGGATTTGTACTTTTTTTAGGCACCATGTTCGCACCTACAAAGGATCGTGACAAAGAAGGATTAGGCTTTACTCATAAAAGGGGTGACCAGGTAACCATTTCGGCATCACATTTGGGCACACTTACAAACTGGACAAATACTTGCGATAAAATACCAAAGTGGAAATTTGGCATTGGTGCTTTTACCAACTATATCGTGAAAAGAAATTCAAAGAAATCTTAGAATCACATAAAGAAATTAGAAAAACCCGATTATAGGAAGCAATTTATTTTCTATAATCGGGTTTTTAACAGTTGTCAAGAAAATGTACATCTTAAGCGCTATTCTTGATAACTACTCACTATCCGCAACTTTCTCTTCTATTTTGTTAAGCAAATCGTCCGGGTCAAAAGGTTTAAAAATAAAGCCGTCCATACCACTTTCGAACATTTTTTCTTTCACCTCTTGAAATACGGAGGCCGATAGCGCAAGGATAGGAACAGTAGTGTTAAACTTCCTGATTTCCCTAGAAGCTATATACCCATCCATAACCGGCATCTGAATATCCATTAAAAGAATATGATAATCATTTTCACGTACTTTATTTACAGCAACAAGTCCATCATAAGCTACGTCTACAACTAAATTGGCCTTCTCTAATATCTGTTTCCCGACCATAACATTAATTTGATTGTCCTCGACTAACAATACCTTTTTTCCCTTTAAATCAAATACTTTTCTTTGTGTAGTTTTCTCTAACTCTTTACTAGAGGCTAACTTCAATTCTAAATTAAAATAAAAGCGGCTTCCCTCCCCCATTTTACTTTCTATGTGTACCTCGGAGCCCATGGCTTCTACTATACTTTTAACAATAGGCAAACCAAGTCCTGTTCCTCCGTATAAGCGATTTGTACTGCTGGAGGCTTGCGTAAATGCTTGCCATATTTTTCCTTGTTCTTCTTCTGTTATACCAATTCCGGTATCTATGATTTCTGTACGTATAAGTACCTTATCATTAGTTACCTTTTCTTTTACGATTTTCAAGGTCACACTTCCTTTGTCCGTAAACTTAATTGCATTAGAAACCAGGTTATTGATTACCTGATTAAAACGCACAATATCTAACCAAACAGTGGGAAGGTCATCATCAATTTCTAGTTCCAAAGTAATTCCTTTACGCAAACAACTAGATTCATGAATTTTTTTTATCTGTTTCACCGCAGCCAAAATATTAGTAGGAATAGGATCAAGTTCAATTATTGTTGATTCCATTTTACTGAAATCCAAAACGTTATTCAACAAATTCAACAGTATTTTTCCTGAATAGTTCAACGCCTCTATATTCTGCTTTTGATCCTCTCGTGGATTCGTATCACCTAAAATATGTGATAAACCCGTAATTGCATTTAGCGGTGTTCTTATCTCATGGCTCATCATACTTAAAAACCTAGACTTGGCATTTGATGCCTCAATGGCTTCTTCTCTCTGATTATGTATTTTAGAGTAAAATCCGGCATTTATAAAAGAGAAATACGTTAACTGATACGTAACTAGAAGAATTGTAGTAATAATGGAAATTGGATAAATATACTTTCCTGCCAGCACTGGGTCCATGTGGGTACTAGTAAAGAGATTAAAATCTGTGTAGTATAAAAGAAACCAAAACACCATCGATAAACCTGCAAATAATGGGATATAGATTTTTTCCCTTATAAAGGAAAACAGCACAAAAGGCAAAGCCATTGCAAACATTAGTATAAATTCTACACTACCAGGCTTTCCAATAAATGACGCAGTTACCGTAACACTCAAATTAAAGGCAATCATGTAAATAAAGCGAGCCAATGTTAGGTTTCCCTTTTTAGAGATTATTGCAGAAAGTATAAAAAGAGGTGCCGTAGCTATGATATAATTGCTTAGTTCCACCATATCCAATACTCTGGCTAGAAAAAACCAAATTATTGTAATAACAGTGGTCAACAATGAAAGCATAAAAACAAGTTGTACTCTTCTGTTTGAAAATTCTGACATATTTAACATGTGTTATTGTGAGGTAAATATAAGCTAACCGTATTTGAAAACACAATAGCCTATAATTAACTCCTGCTGATTGGCACCTTTTTGAACCTTTTCCCATAGAGAAATGGGACACGTTCAAGAGACAAACCCCTGAAAAAGTATATCGCCTTCCGCAACTACAAATTAACTATGTAACTACCATCCATAGGAAAAAGATAACAGCCGTATTATTTCATCAAATTAATCTCAGCAATGCTCTTAATTCTATTTCGCTCTAAGAAAGCATCAATAGTTTCAAAATGTTCAATCACCCTTTGGTTCTTGAACTCAAATACCTTTTCAGATAATCCTTGTAAAAAGTCACGGTCGTGAGATACTAAAATCAGCGTTCCGTCGTAGGTTGATAATGCTTCTTTTAAAACATCTTTAGATTTTAAATCTAAGTGATTGGTGGGCTCATCTAATATCAAAAGATTTACCGGGTCCAACAATAATTTAACCATCGCCAATCTTGTTTTTTCCCCACCAGAGAGCATACTTACCTTTTTATCGATATCATCACCGCTAAACATGAAACGGCCTAAAATATTCTTTATCTGGTTACGAATATCGCCCAAAGCAACTTCATCTACGGTTTGAAAAATAGTCAGCTCGGGATCCAATAATGAAGCTTGATTTTGCGCAAAGTATCCGACCTTCACATTATGCCCTAATTGGCAATTTCCCTCTACATCAATCTCACCCAAGATAGCTTTGATCATTGTTGATTTACCTTCACCGTTACGCCCAACAAAAGAAACTTTTTCTCCTCTGGCGATTGACATATTAGCATCTTTAAAAACAATATGATCATCATAAGATTTAGAAACTCCCTCAACTGTTACGGGGTAATCTCCCGAACGTGGTGAAGGTGGGAAACTTAATTTTAAGGCAGATGTATCTACTTCGTCAATCTCAATGATTTTTAATTTTTCAAGCATCCGTTCACGCGATGTAACCTGATTTGTTTTTGAATACGTGCCTTTAAATCGTTCAATAAATGCCATATTATCGGCTATATATTTCTGTTGTTCTTGATACGCTTTAATTTGATGTGATCTACGGTCTTCTCGCAATTGTAAATAATGTGAATAGTTGGCTTTGTAATCATATATCCTACCCATAGTTACCTCTATAGTACGATTGGTGATATTATCAATAAACGCTCTATCATGAGAAATTACCATTACCGCATCTGCTTTGTTTAACAAAAAATCTTCTAACCAAATAACCGATTCAATATCTATATGGTTAGTAGGTTCATCCAACAAAATAAGGTCCGGCTTTTGCAACAGAATTTTAGCCAACTCTATTCGCATACGCCAACCACCACTAAATTCATTGGTTTGTCTTGCAAAATCTTCTTGCCTAAAACCTAAGCCCTTTAAGGCCTTTTCTACTTCAGAATCATAGTTTACATCTTCTAAAGCGTAATATTTCTCCCCTAAATCAGACACCTTTTCTATGATAGACATATAGGCGTCGCTCTCATAATCGGTTCTCGTTTCTAATTCTTTGTTGAGTCGCTCCATTTCATCACGCATGGTAAATACGTGCTTAAACGCTTTGGCAGCTTCCTCAAAAACGGTGCAATCATCTTCAGTTAACAAGTGTTGCGGCAGATATGCGATAACGGCATCTTTAGGAACTCGTACATTACCACGTGTACCTTTTTGCTCACCGGCAATAATTTTCATCATTGTAGATTTCCCCGCTCCATTTTTACCCATAAGGGCAATCTTATCGGTAGGATTAATTACAAATGAAACATCACTGAATAAGGTAGTACCACTAAATTCTACTGCTAAATTATCTACTGAAATCATACTGTTAAATTTAAAAGTGCAAAACTAGCAATAAGAAGTGGTGCTTTCAGCTAACGGTAGCAAAAACTTAAGCTGATTTTTATCGATACAATTTAATTAAACTTCTTCTCTTATTTATTATATATCACCATATGTGAAGATATAAACCAAGAAATGATTACGTAACTTACCGTTACAATTGTATCAAGGTCACGTTCTTAAAATGAACACTGTAAAACGTTTCACTATGAAAAAATTAAAAAAAGAAGATATCAAACAAGAGGTTTTTGACCTCTATGACGACTATGCCCATAATAGGGTCAGCAGAAGATTATTTTTAGATAAATTATCAGCATATGCCGTAGGTGGTCTTACCGTAGGTTCCATGCTAAGTTTTATTTCTCCTGATTACGTGAAAAAAATTCAGATCAAACAAGACGATCCAAATTTAAAATCAGAATTTATAACCTACGATTCTCCCAAGGGTGGGGAAAAAATTAAAGGGCTTCTTTCTAAACACGTTGCTGCAAAAGAAAAACTTCCGGGTATTATAGTTGTACATGAGAACCGAGGTCTTAATCCGTATATAGAAGATGTAGGACGCCGGGCTGCCCTTGCGGGATTTATTTCCCTTGCCCCAGATGCCCTAACCCCTCTAGGAGGCTACCCCGGAAACGATGATGAAGGACGCGAACTACAGAGAAAAAGAGACAAAGATGAGATGCTACAAGACTTTATAGCTGCTTATTCCTATTTAAAAAACCACCCAGATTGCACGGGTAAAGTAGGGGTTGTTGGTTTTTGTTTCGGTGGATGGATCTCAAACATGATGGCAGTAGAAGTTTCTGATTTAGATGCTTCCGTTCCTTTTTACGGAGGGCAACCCACTGAAAACATCGAGAAAATAAAGGCACCCTTACTTCTCCATTTTGGAGAATTGGATAAACGCGTAAACGAAGGATGGCCAGACTATGAAGCTGCCTTAAAAAAATACGGTAAAGACTACACGGCATACATATACAAAAATGCCAATCATGGTTTTCATAATGACACCACGCCACGGTACGACCGTGAGGCAGCAGAACTTGCATGGCAACGCACCATTGATTTTTTCAAGAAGCATCTAGCATAGTCTTACCGGAACGAATAAAACAAGAAGGCTCAACCAGATTAATATCTGGTTGAGCCTTCTTTTGTAATTTATCTTAAATTATTTATCGGTATTCTTAATGATAGCAAACAGCTCTTTATCTAACTGTGGTTTTACAACGCTAATAGAATCAAAATGCATCGTAGCAGTATTAGCACTATTGTATGATGGCCATTCCGGTAATCCGGAATGATTAGGGTTTCCAGTCTTGGCAAAATTAATCCATGCTTGACTCATTTTATCAGCCAAAGCGTGTGCACCTTTCCCGCCTCCTGTCA includes:
- a CDS encoding 3-deoxy-D-manno-octulosonic acid transferase: MHSIYNVIVQISWFFLKILALFNSKLKLFVNGRKHSFYLLDNAISKDDKTLWVHAASLGEFEQGLPIIEKLKNVYPAHKIVLTFFSPSGYEVKKNTSAADVVAYLPMDTKKNAAHFVKTVHPDIAIFVKYEIWPNYMKALEKNKVPAILISALFNKNQVYFKAYGGFMRSTLRKFSNYFVQDENSKKLLESIGIKNAHVSGDTRLDRVSEILDRDNTLDFMEAFKNDKLCFVAGSTWPEDETILIDHINHAPKNLKYVLAPHTIKKDKILGLAGAFTKKTTLYSKIDSNNLRDYDVLIIDNIGLLTRIYSYADIAYVGGGFSTGLHNTLEPAVFGIPVIIGPNYDGFKEAEDLVKQKGIYPIKDQWTFGELLKKFLDSPDFRKKTGEINATYISKNKGASQEIINHIKGLI
- a CDS encoding sugar phosphate isomerase/epimerase family protein; this encodes MKANRRNFLKRTSAGVLGIGALSFPVVTKAATVKENGNTSKSDLKLGVASFTLREFTREKALDMTLRCGLKRITFKSMHLPLDSGAHTIKSAVAECKEKGVDFYGAGVIYMNSEEEVDQAFEYAKMAELDMIVGVPSHNLLDYVEKKVKSYDIKLAIHNHGPGDKVYPSAESAYVKIKGRDKRMGLCVDIGHTQRIKRDPSQDVTQFFDRVFDIHLKDVTASEHDGETCIIGRGVIDFPAFLKTVSKLNYKGTLALEYEAEGDDPLPGMMESIGYIKGIIATL
- a CDS encoding fumarylacetoacetate hydrolase family protein; amino-acid sequence: MKYIDLNHLIPQLAEKGTWIGRCMVPAKKAHKGVAGPHVVLARKGKIYDLSAYYNSTSELLNSKNPVTSLKALKDLPKLGNLTDVLKNSLYFNQNPNLPYLISPNDIQAIKACGVTFVKSLLERVIEEQAKGDASAAKEIRKTISASLGKDLSKVVPGSPQTKKLKKELQKKGLWSQYLEVGIGKDAEIFTKAQPMSAVGFGAEIGVLKSSKWNNPEPEIVLAVSSSGKIMGATLGNDVNLRDYEGRSALLLGEAKDQNGSCAIGPMFRLFDEKFTLDDVKKCDVQLFLEGKDSFTTSGSNNMTEISRTPENLVAQVISENHQYPDGFVLFLGTMFAPTKDRDKEGLGFTHKRGDQVTISASHLGTLTNWTNTCDKIPKWKFGIGAFTNYIVKRNSKKS
- a CDS encoding response regulator, translating into MSEFSNRRVQLVFMLSLLTTVITIIWFFLARVLDMVELSNYIIATAPLFILSAIISKKGNLTLARFIYMIAFNLSVTVTASFIGKPGSVEFILMFAMALPFVLFSFIREKIYIPLFAGLSMVFWFLLYYTDFNLFTSTHMDPVLAGKYIYPISIITTILLVTYQLTYFSFINAGFYSKIHNQREEAIEASNAKSRFLSMMSHEIRTPLNAITGLSHILGDTNPREDQKQNIEALNYSGKILLNLLNNVLDFSKMESTIIELDPIPTNILAAVKQIKKIHESSCLRKGITLELEIDDDLPTVWLDIVRFNQVINNLVSNAIKFTDKGSVTLKIVKEKVTNDKVLIRTEIIDTGIGITEEEQGKIWQAFTQASSSTNRLYGGTGLGLPIVKSIVEAMGSEVHIESKMGEGSRFYFNLELKLASSKELEKTTQRKVFDLKGKKVLLVEDNQINVMVGKQILEKANLVVDVAYDGLVAVNKVRENDYHILLMDIQMPVMDGYIASREIRKFNTTVPILALSASVFQEVKEKMFESGMDGFIFKPFDPDDLLNKIEEKVADSE
- a CDS encoding ABC-F family ATP-binding cassette domain-containing protein, encoding MISVDNLAVEFSGTTLFSDVSFVINPTDKIALMGKNGAGKSTMMKIIAGEQKGTRGNVRVPKDAVIAYLPQHLLTEDDCTVFEEAAKAFKHVFTMRDEMERLNKELETRTDYESDAYMSIIEKVSDLGEKYYALEDVNYDSEVEKALKGLGFRQEDFARQTNEFSGGWRMRIELAKILLQKPDLILLDEPTNHIDIESVIWLEDFLLNKADAVMVISHDRAFIDNITNRTIEVTMGRIYDYKANYSHYLQLREDRRSHQIKAYQEQQKYIADNMAFIERFKGTYSKTNQVTSRERMLEKLKIIEIDEVDTSALKLSFPPSPRSGDYPVTVEGVSKSYDDHIVFKDANMSIARGEKVSFVGRNGEGKSTMIKAILGEIDVEGNCQLGHNVKVGYFAQNQASLLDPELTIFQTVDEVALGDIRNQIKNILGRFMFSGDDIDKKVSMLSGGEKTRLAMVKLLLDPVNLLILDEPTNHLDLKSKDVLKEALSTYDGTLILVSHDRDFLQGLSEKVFEFKNQRVIEHFETIDAFLERNRIKSIAEINLMK
- a CDS encoding dienelactone hydrolase family protein, whose product is MKKLKKEDIKQEVFDLYDDYAHNRVSRRLFLDKLSAYAVGGLTVGSMLSFISPDYVKKIQIKQDDPNLKSEFITYDSPKGGEKIKGLLSKHVAAKEKLPGIIVVHENRGLNPYIEDVGRRAALAGFISLAPDALTPLGGYPGNDDEGRELQRKRDKDEMLQDFIAAYSYLKNHPDCTGKVGVVGFCFGGWISNMMAVEVSDLDASVPFYGGQPTENIEKIKAPLLLHFGELDKRVNEGWPDYEAALKKYGKDYTAYIYKNANHGFHNDTTPRYDREAAELAWQRTIDFFKKHLA